Below is a genomic region from Glaciihabitans sp. INWT7.
GCCCCCGGTCACGACGAAGGTCTTGCCGGCCTGGGACGGGATGGACCGCGGATCCCAGCTCATTCGGAGTGGGTGGCGATCGTGCCGGTGCTGGCGATCTGTTCGTGCTGGTGGATGACCTCCGCGATGATGAAGTTGAGGAACTTCTCGCCGAACGCGGGGTCGAGATGGGACTCGGATGCCAGCGCCTTGAGCTTCGTGATCTGCTCACGTTCCCGGCCCGGGTCGGCCGCCGGCAGGCCGCTCGACGCCTTGAGGCGCCCGACCTGCTGGGTGAACTTGAAGCGCTCGGCGAGAAGGTGCACGAG
It encodes:
- a CDS encoding chorismate mutase, coding for MPDSLDSAAQLLSLRQSIDNVDAALVHLLAERFKFTQQVGRLKASSGLPAADPGREREQITKLKALASESHLDPAFGEKFLNFIIAEVIHQHEQIASTGTIATHSE